Proteins co-encoded in one Arthrobacter alpinus genomic window:
- a CDS encoding aldo/keto reductase, with protein MLYTQLGRSGLSVSTLCLGTMNFGPHTDEADAFKIMDQAHEAGLNFFDTANGYGGNDRRGWTEEIIGRWIAQGGGRRERTVLATKVYANMTDWPNDSKLSALNIRRSLDASLKRLQTDYIDLYQFHHVDRDTPWDEIWQAIDVAVQQGKILYAGSSNFAGWHIAAAQEAAARRPVTGLVSEQSIYSLLERSVEREVIPAAEHYGLGLLPWSPLHGGLLGGVLQKQNDGVRRIEGRAAEALATHHDAIAAFESFAADLGHAPGDVALAWLIHQPAVTAPIIGPRTSAQLEAGLRAVNLSLDADALATLDKIFPGPKTAPEDYAW; from the coding sequence ATGTTGTACACCCAGTTGGGCCGCAGCGGCCTGTCCGTCTCCACCCTCTGCCTTGGCACCATGAATTTTGGCCCACACACCGATGAGGCCGATGCCTTCAAGATCATGGATCAGGCCCATGAGGCAGGGCTGAATTTCTTTGACACGGCCAATGGCTACGGCGGCAATGACCGCCGGGGCTGGACCGAAGAAATCATTGGACGCTGGATCGCCCAGGGCGGGGGTCGGCGCGAGCGGACCGTGCTGGCCACGAAGGTCTATGCCAATATGACCGATTGGCCCAATGATTCGAAGCTGTCAGCGCTGAACATCCGCCGTTCCCTGGACGCTTCCCTGAAGCGCCTGCAGACCGACTACATCGATCTGTACCAGTTCCACCATGTGGACCGGGATACTCCCTGGGATGAGATCTGGCAGGCCATCGACGTCGCCGTGCAGCAGGGTAAGATCCTGTACGCCGGCAGCTCCAACTTTGCCGGCTGGCACATTGCCGCCGCACAGGAGGCTGCCGCGCGCCGGCCCGTCACCGGGCTGGTCAGCGAACAGTCCATCTACAGCCTGCTGGAGCGCAGCGTGGAACGTGAAGTCATTCCCGCCGCCGAACACTACGGTTTAGGGCTGCTCCCGTGGTCGCCGTTGCATGGCGGGCTGCTCGGTGGTGTGCTGCAAAAGCAGAACGACGGCGTCCGCAGGATTGAGGGCCGCGCTGCCGAGGCGTTGGCCACCCACCATGACGCCATTGCCGCCTTTGAATCCTTCGCCGCGGATTTGGGGCATGCCCCGGGCGACGTGGCGCTAGCGTGGCTCATCCATCAGCCGGCCGTGACGGCACCCATTATTGGACCGCGCACCTCGGCCCAGCTCGAAGCGGGCCTGCGTGCTGTGAATCTTTCGCTGGACGCCGACGCGTTAGCTACCCTCGATAAGATCTTCCCCGGTCCGAAGACTGCCCCGGAAGACTACGCCTGGTGA
- a CDS encoding TPM domain-containing protein has translation MFARLKVFPPVLAALALMVLLLFPAGAAQAEPPVTIPGGTYIVDNANVLGNQKAEVQNAITKLSKDHGVTLFVVYVDSFDGQAQETWANTVATEKNMGQFDALLAVAVQTKQYAFVGGSNTFLSAAQGSTIQSSAIKPQLSAGNWAQAAIDTAAALGDAAGGGKGNVPNPTGGFVTLGVGGVVVVGGAGTALYLRNKRKKGAAEATAKGYGPDGKPLDPNAGMTIPELRAKAGSLLIAADDAIKTSEHEIGFAQASYGDEAVKQFQAALSSAKTHLSESFKLQQQLDDEIPDTIEEQRSWLGEIIKRSEDANAALDAEKAAFDELRELERTAPQVLASIRSQAAEAKTSVATAEQKLAGMTAQYSDAALAPVRDNIAEAKERLDFVDTAAAEADSKLGASDTAGAAVAVKAAEESLLQSTVLLDAIASTEATFHDAAQTLQTALPSALTDLQQAKSMVASSQFARYAPTVAAAESTLNDVRMNAASGKPDPVALLAAVQDAHSQLDELLTGIRDQQQQALRAQAALQQAFAGAQANIATAKDFIAARRGGVGSAARTRLSEAERNFDYAVNIADSDPTNALTYAQQAQELAKQAIQYAQNDVDSFGGGGGYGGGGRSSMGGGMGGAILGGIIGGLLSGGGGGGFGGGGFGGGGGGGFGGGGGGGGGGGFGGGGGNF, from the coding sequence ATGTTTGCACGGTTGAAGGTATTTCCCCCAGTTCTGGCAGCCCTAGCACTGATGGTCCTCCTGTTGTTTCCAGCCGGCGCTGCTCAGGCCGAACCACCAGTGACCATTCCCGGCGGCACCTACATTGTTGACAACGCCAATGTGCTGGGCAATCAAAAGGCAGAGGTTCAAAACGCGATCACGAAATTGAGCAAGGACCACGGCGTCACGCTCTTCGTGGTCTATGTCGACTCCTTTGACGGGCAGGCCCAAGAGACGTGGGCCAACACTGTCGCCACCGAGAAGAACATGGGTCAGTTCGACGCTCTGTTGGCCGTTGCCGTTCAGACAAAACAGTATGCATTCGTTGGCGGCTCCAATACTTTCCTGTCTGCAGCCCAAGGCTCCACCATCCAATCGAGCGCCATCAAACCCCAGCTCTCCGCTGGAAACTGGGCCCAGGCGGCCATTGACACCGCCGCCGCCCTGGGTGACGCCGCTGGTGGAGGCAAGGGCAACGTACCTAACCCCACGGGCGGGTTCGTGACGCTGGGAGTGGGCGGCGTCGTCGTGGTTGGTGGTGCGGGAACAGCACTGTACCTTCGCAACAAGCGCAAAAAGGGTGCAGCCGAGGCCACCGCCAAGGGCTACGGCCCCGACGGAAAGCCCCTGGATCCCAACGCCGGCATGACCATCCCGGAGCTGCGGGCCAAGGCCGGTTCGTTGCTGATTGCCGCCGATGATGCCATCAAGACCAGCGAACACGAGATTGGTTTCGCTCAGGCGTCGTACGGCGATGAAGCTGTCAAGCAGTTCCAAGCCGCACTGAGCAGCGCCAAAACTCACCTGTCCGAATCGTTCAAGCTCCAGCAACAGCTCGATGACGAAATTCCCGACACCATTGAAGAGCAGCGTTCCTGGCTCGGTGAAATCATCAAACGCAGCGAGGACGCCAATGCGGCGCTGGATGCCGAAAAGGCAGCCTTCGACGAGCTGCGTGAATTGGAGAGGACCGCCCCGCAGGTACTCGCCAGCATCCGTTCTCAAGCAGCCGAGGCCAAGACCTCGGTGGCTACTGCCGAGCAAAAGTTGGCCGGGATGACCGCCCAGTACTCAGACGCGGCTCTAGCACCAGTGCGCGACAACATTGCAGAGGCCAAGGAACGCCTCGACTTCGTGGACACCGCGGCGGCTGAAGCTGACAGCAAATTGGGCGCCTCAGACACTGCCGGTGCTGCTGTTGCCGTCAAGGCCGCCGAGGAAAGTTTGCTGCAGTCCACCGTCCTCCTGGACGCTATTGCCTCCACCGAAGCAACCTTTCACGACGCTGCGCAGACCCTACAGACGGCTCTTCCGTCCGCTCTGACCGATCTGCAACAGGCCAAGTCCATGGTGGCTTCATCCCAGTTTGCCCGCTACGCACCCACTGTTGCGGCCGCGGAATCAACGCTGAACGACGTGCGCATGAACGCTGCCTCCGGCAAGCCAGATCCAGTGGCTCTGCTCGCTGCGGTGCAGGACGCCCACAGCCAGCTCGATGAACTGTTGACAGGTATCCGTGATCAGCAGCAACAGGCGCTGCGCGCACAGGCCGCACTGCAACAGGCTTTCGCCGGTGCGCAGGCCAACATTGCTACGGCCAAGGACTTCATTGCTGCCCGCCGTGGCGGCGTTGGATCCGCAGCCAGGACACGCTTGTCCGAGGCCGAGCGCAACTTCGACTACGCCGTGAACATCGCCGACTCGGACCCCACCAACGCCCTGACCTACGCTCAACAAGCGCAGGAGTTGGCCAAGCAGGCCATCCAATATGCACAGAACGACGTCGACAGCTTCGGCGGCGGTGGAGGTTACGGCGGCGGTGGCCGCAGTTCCATGGGCGGTGGCATGGGCGGTGCCATCCTCGGCGGCATCATTGGCGGGCTGCTCTCCGGAGGCGGCGGCGGCGGATTTGGCGGCGGTGGCTTCGGCGGAGGTGGGGGTGGCGGCTTCGGCGGAGGCGGCGGGGGTGGTGGCGGTGGCGGCTTTGGCGGCGGAGGCGGCAACTTCTAG
- a CDS encoding helix-turn-helix transcriptional regulator: MGQSIEFGSFLSAMRSRLAPEPEAALTNRRVPGLRREEVAQRAGVSTDYYTRLEQGRNIHPSRSVLASVARALQLTDSESAHMYDLLENCGGQASSPPVVQRVRASMRQLLDAVGEIPAVVLGRRTDVLASNRMARLLFADFPAMGREQRNYTRWIMLDPGARVLFRDWHGAASDAVAALRADIGRHPGDPAATALVGELAVNSEEFRQWWARHTVAQRASGTLTLHHGVVGDLSLDFEHLILPDDTDQSLRIYTAKNGSPSQDALKLLSSWAGGSESTQQVSTSSEGTT; encoded by the coding sequence ATGGGTCAAAGTATTGAATTCGGCAGCTTCCTCTCCGCCATGCGGTCCCGCTTGGCTCCAGAACCGGAAGCTGCCCTCACCAACCGGCGGGTTCCCGGTTTACGTCGGGAGGAAGTAGCGCAGCGCGCTGGAGTGTCCACTGACTACTACACAAGGCTGGAGCAGGGACGTAACATTCACCCCTCCCGGTCGGTGCTGGCGTCGGTGGCCCGCGCTCTGCAACTCACCGATTCTGAGTCTGCCCATATGTACGATCTTCTGGAAAACTGCGGCGGACAGGCAAGCAGCCCGCCTGTTGTCCAGCGTGTGCGGGCCTCTATGCGTCAGCTCCTGGACGCGGTGGGCGAGATACCCGCCGTGGTCCTGGGCCGGCGCACCGACGTCTTGGCCAGCAACCGCATGGCCCGGCTACTCTTTGCCGACTTCCCGGCCATGGGCCGCGAACAACGTAATTACACGCGCTGGATCATGCTCGATCCGGGCGCGCGCGTGTTGTTCCGGGACTGGCATGGTGCTGCCTCGGACGCGGTGGCTGCCTTGCGTGCCGATATTGGCCGGCATCCCGGTGACCCTGCCGCCACTGCTCTGGTGGGTGAACTCGCTGTCAACAGCGAGGAGTTTCGGCAGTGGTGGGCGCGGCACACGGTGGCCCAGCGAGCCTCGGGTACCTTGACGCTGCACCATGGTGTGGTGGGCGATCTTTCGCTGGATTTTGAACATCTAATCCTCCCCGATGACACCGATCAAAGCCTGCGAATCTACACGGCCAAGAACGGATCCCCCTCGCAAGACGCCCTCAAATTGCTGTCCTCCTGGGCTGGCGGCTCCGAATCTACTCAACAAGTTTCCACTTCTTCCGAAGGAACCACATGA
- a CDS encoding NAD-dependent epimerase/dehydratase family protein, with amino-acid sequence MRVLFIGGTGTISAAAVARAAALGYTVTVLNRAASSVRQLPSGVEHLVADVRDPAAVAAALGTRSFDVVADFLTFTPKHAYAAVELFRGRTGQYLFISSASAYQKPPARLPITESTPLRNPFWQYSRDKIACEDIFTQAFREDDFPVTIVRPSHTYDHTGLPLLFGWTDVHRMRAGLPVVVHGDGTSLWTLTHTNDFAVGFVGLFGLPVAGEAFTITSDDVLPWDAVYRSVAAAAGVPDPVLVHVASEKIAAVAPAFGPGLLGDKAHSVMFDNSRVKSLVPAFGTTIRFADAAHAILAWHVAHPQARVVNAEYMALSDRLAAL; translated from the coding sequence CTGCGGGTGTTGTTCATTGGGGGAACGGGCACCATCAGTGCGGCGGCCGTGGCGCGGGCCGCGGCTCTGGGGTACACCGTGACGGTGCTGAACCGCGCGGCGAGTTCCGTGCGGCAGCTTCCCTCCGGCGTCGAACATCTTGTGGCTGATGTCAGGGACCCAGCCGCCGTTGCCGCAGCCTTGGGCACGCGAAGCTTTGACGTTGTGGCTGACTTCCTCACGTTCACACCGAAGCATGCCTACGCCGCAGTGGAGCTTTTCCGTGGCCGCACGGGGCAATACTTGTTCATCAGTTCGGCCTCGGCGTACCAGAAGCCACCGGCCCGCCTGCCCATCACGGAATCCACTCCCCTGCGAAATCCCTTCTGGCAGTATTCGCGGGACAAGATCGCCTGTGAGGATATTTTCACGCAGGCTTTCCGAGAGGACGACTTCCCGGTCACCATTGTTCGCCCGTCCCACACCTATGATCACACCGGGCTTCCGCTGCTGTTCGGCTGGACCGATGTGCACCGCATGCGGGCCGGGCTCCCGGTGGTGGTGCACGGCGATGGGACCTCGTTGTGGACGCTGACGCACACCAACGATTTCGCTGTGGGGTTCGTGGGGCTGTTCGGTCTCCCTGTGGCGGGTGAGGCCTTTACCATCACCTCCGACGACGTTCTGCCGTGGGATGCCGTGTACCGCAGCGTTGCCGCGGCGGCCGGGGTGCCCGATCCCGTGCTGGTGCATGTGGCGAGCGAGAAAATCGCAGCTGTCGCTCCCGCGTTTGGGCCCGGCCTACTAGGCGATAAAGCTCATTCGGTCATGTTTGATAACTCCCGGGTCAAGTCTTTGGTGCCAGCGTTTGGCACCACCATCCGTTTCGCGGATGCGGCCCACGCGATTCTGGCGTGGCATGTTGCTCATCCTCAGGCGCGCGTGGTGAATGCGGAGTACATGGCACTCTCGGATCGTTTGGCCGCCCTTTAA
- a CDS encoding TOBE domain-containing protein, with amino-acid sequence MTLIRVSEAARFLGVSDDTVRRWLDNGILGGQKDQQGKLVIDGIELAALAKSQSMLPADPTGVGSSARNRFVGLVTNVIMDKVMAQVELQCGPFRVVSLMSSEAVRDLKLEPGSVATAVVKSTNVIIEVPNGGKSS; translated from the coding sequence ATGACACTTATTCGCGTTTCAGAGGCAGCTCGTTTCTTGGGCGTGAGCGACGATACCGTCCGGCGCTGGCTGGATAACGGCATCCTGGGCGGCCAGAAGGACCAACAGGGGAAACTGGTCATTGACGGGATTGAGCTGGCTGCCCTGGCCAAGTCACAATCGATGCTGCCAGCGGACCCCACCGGTGTTGGCAGCTCGGCCCGGAACCGCTTCGTTGGGCTCGTCACCAACGTCATCATGGACAAGGTCATGGCCCAAGTTGAGCTCCAATGCGGACCGTTCCGCGTGGTGTCCCTGATGAGCAGCGAGGCGGTGCGGGACCTAAAGCTTGAGCCCGGCTCCGTGGCAACCGCCGTCGTCAAATCAACCAACGTCATCATTGAAGTTCCGAACGGCGGAAAATCCTCGTGA
- a CDS encoding aldo/keto reductase, which translates to MTDVNTAATAVPELTLNNGVTIPQLGFGVFQIPPEETRVAVTEALATGYRHIDTAAAYRNESGVGAAIAESGLAREDLFITTKLRNGEQGSTRAAFEASRKALGLDWIDLYLIHWPVPSQGLFIQAWKDMESLYAEGLIRAIGVSNFLAPHLDELLGKSTVIPAVNQIEAHPTFQQRELAQKSRRHGIAVEAYSPLGQGKDLDNAVISELAASYGATPAQVVLAWHLGTGNIVIPKTVTPKRMQENLAAAQIQLSDADLQRISALEDGGRIGADPAVAAFTQM; encoded by the coding sequence GTGACTGATGTGAACACCGCGGCAACGGCCGTTCCGGAGCTGACTCTGAACAATGGAGTCACCATCCCGCAGCTCGGGTTTGGGGTCTTCCAGATCCCGCCAGAAGAAACCCGTGTTGCTGTGACAGAGGCGCTAGCCACGGGCTACCGCCACATTGATACCGCCGCGGCATACCGTAACGAGTCCGGCGTTGGAGCTGCCATTGCCGAATCCGGATTGGCCCGCGAAGACCTGTTTATCACCACCAAGCTGCGCAATGGCGAGCAGGGCAGCACCCGTGCCGCGTTTGAAGCCAGCCGCAAGGCGCTGGGCCTGGACTGGATCGATCTGTACCTGATCCACTGGCCGGTGCCGTCGCAGGGGCTGTTCATCCAGGCTTGGAAGGACATGGAGTCCCTCTATGCCGAGGGGCTGATCCGCGCCATTGGTGTTTCCAACTTCTTGGCCCCGCACCTGGATGAGCTGTTGGGCAAGTCCACAGTGATTCCTGCCGTGAACCAGATCGAAGCGCACCCAACCTTTCAGCAGCGTGAGCTGGCGCAGAAGAGCCGGCGCCACGGCATTGCTGTGGAAGCGTACAGCCCGCTGGGGCAGGGCAAGGACCTGGACAACGCCGTTATCTCCGAGCTGGCCGCCAGCTATGGCGCCACCCCGGCTCAGGTGGTGCTCGCCTGGCATCTGGGCACGGGCAACATCGTGATCCCCAAGACCGTCACGCCCAAGCGCATGCAGGAAAACCTCGCGGCAGCCCAGATTCAGCTCAGCGACGCTGATTTGCAGCGGATTTCGGCACTGGAAGACGGTGGCCGTATCGGCGCCGATCCTGCAGTGGCAGCTTTCACCCAAATGTAG
- a CDS encoding sulfate/molybdate ABC transporter ATP-binding protein: protein MTLELSMAIGARNLDLALSVGPAETVALMGANGAGKSSVLQALSGLVKPDAGHATLGGRPLFRVGSAGFGETGGSGGTGSTWLPPHKRGIGTLAQEPLLFPHLSVLDNVAFGPRSAGATKAAAATTALQWLREVDAGELAERKPAQLSGGQAQRVALARALATDPELLLLDEPMAALDVNTTPFLRSLLKRVLANRRAIIVTHDVLDALMLADRIIVMEQGRIVEAGPTAAVLAHPRSTFAASLAGLNVLTGSLSGSTLLMPDGVKVAGRPAGEALSQAPLPAPAPPTEGGPEGMAAFAPSSVSVFLSPPAGSPRNCFQVQVTELEPQGGHIRVRASGLAADVSPAAIAELGLEPGAKAFFVVKAAEVVLYPA, encoded by the coding sequence ATGACGCTGGAGCTGAGCATGGCCATCGGCGCCCGAAATCTGGATCTCGCCTTGAGCGTTGGCCCCGCCGAAACCGTCGCGCTTATGGGGGCCAACGGCGCCGGGAAGTCTTCTGTGCTGCAGGCCTTGTCCGGACTGGTGAAGCCCGACGCCGGTCACGCCACCTTGGGTGGGCGGCCCTTGTTCCGCGTGGGTTCTGCCGGTTTTGGCGAAACAGGCGGTTCTGGCGGCACGGGCAGTACCTGGCTGCCGCCGCATAAGCGCGGCATTGGCACACTGGCCCAGGAACCCCTGTTGTTTCCGCACTTGAGCGTCTTGGACAATGTGGCGTTCGGGCCGCGCAGCGCAGGTGCCACAAAAGCTGCCGCTGCGACAACGGCCTTGCAGTGGCTGCGCGAAGTGGACGCCGGAGAACTCGCCGAACGTAAACCCGCTCAGCTCTCTGGCGGGCAGGCCCAACGCGTGGCACTGGCTCGCGCGCTGGCCACCGACCCGGAACTGCTCCTGCTTGACGAGCCCATGGCGGCCCTGGATGTCAACACCACGCCGTTTCTGCGCAGCCTGCTCAAACGAGTCTTGGCCAACCGGCGCGCCATCATCGTCACCCACGATGTCCTCGACGCGCTCATGCTCGCGGACCGGATCATCGTCATGGAGCAGGGCCGGATCGTGGAAGCCGGCCCCACCGCCGCGGTGTTGGCCCACCCCCGCAGCACCTTCGCGGCCTCCTTGGCTGGGCTCAACGTCCTTACCGGTTCCCTGTCCGGATCCACTCTCTTAATGCCCGACGGCGTCAAAGTGGCCGGTCGCCCCGCCGGAGAAGCGCTCTCTCAAGCACCTCTGCCCGCCCCAGCACCTCCGACAGAAGGTGGGCCAGAAGGCATGGCCGCGTTCGCGCCGTCGTCCGTGTCCGTGTTCTTGTCGCCACCGGCAGGAAGCCCGCGCAACTGTTTCCAGGTGCAAGTCACCGAGCTCGAGCCTCAAGGCGGACATATCCGGGTCCGTGCGTCTGGGCTTGCCGCCGATGTCTCCCCCGCCGCCATCGCTGAATTGGGTCTGGAGCCTGGAGCCAAGGCGTTCTTCGTGGTCAAAGCTGCCGAAGTGGTGCTGTACCCGGCCTAG
- the modA gene encoding molybdate ABC transporter substrate-binding protein, which produces MKLPFKKLSALAAAAILTVSLTSCAPASDTTSTPAAASATAPELSGTLSVFAAASLKKTFTDLATAFEAAHPKVKVSLSFDGSSTLVTQIIQGARADVFASADTKNMTKLSDAKMAAGEPLDFATNFLTLVVPPTNPANIASFADAAKAGTKLVICAPQVPCGAAALSDATNAGLTLAPVSEELNVTSVLGKVTSGEADAGLVYVTDAKSAGQAVTEVPLKLATPTVNKYPIVAVEGSKQQELAQAFIALVTAPQGQKVLQDAGFGTP; this is translated from the coding sequence GTGAAACTCCCCTTCAAAAAACTTTCAGCCCTGGCCGCGGCCGCCATTCTCACCGTGTCGCTGACATCCTGTGCTCCCGCCAGCGACACCACATCAACACCAGCAGCAGCGTCAGCAACTGCCCCTGAGCTTTCAGGAACCTTGAGCGTGTTCGCCGCCGCATCGCTGAAAAAGACCTTTACGGATCTGGCCACAGCATTCGAGGCCGCACATCCAAAGGTAAAAGTGTCACTGAGCTTTGATGGCTCATCAACGCTAGTCACCCAGATCATCCAGGGGGCACGGGCGGATGTATTTGCCTCGGCCGACACCAAGAACATGACCAAGCTCAGCGACGCCAAGATGGCAGCCGGGGAACCCCTTGACTTTGCCACCAATTTTTTGACGCTGGTAGTCCCACCGACTAATCCAGCCAACATTGCCAGCTTTGCCGATGCCGCCAAAGCCGGCACCAAATTAGTGATCTGCGCCCCCCAAGTCCCGTGTGGTGCAGCTGCACTCTCGGATGCAACGAACGCGGGCCTGACTCTGGCGCCGGTCAGCGAAGAGCTGAATGTCACCAGTGTGCTTGGCAAGGTCACCTCCGGAGAAGCTGATGCCGGACTGGTCTATGTCACCGACGCAAAGTCCGCGGGCCAGGCGGTCACGGAAGTGCCCCTCAAACTCGCTACGCCGACGGTCAACAAGTACCCCATTGTTGCCGTTGAAGGTTCAAAGCAGCAGGAGCTTGCCCAGGCATTCATCGCACTGGTGACGGCTCCGCAAGGACAGAAAGTCCTCCAGGATGCAGGTTTTGGCACCCCGTAG
- a CDS encoding ABC transporter permease — MAPRSSPRRVGEPWQFQAVPRWVYLLAGVGALFILLPLVGMVAQVDWIQFIPLISSESSVAALGLSLKTATASTVLCIIFGVPLALVLARASFRGQGVLRALILLPLVVPPVVGGLALLYTFGRVGLIGQTLSTFGIDIAFSTTAVVMAQAFVALPFLVLSLEGSLRTAGQKYEAVAATLGARPSTVLRRITLPLVLPGLVSGAVLAFARSLGEFGATLTFAGSLQGVTRTLPLEIYLQRETDPDAAVALSFLLIAVALVVVLLAYRTPRSPLRAVVRGTASRQDVLP, encoded by the coding sequence TTGGCACCCCGTAGCAGTCCCCGCCGAGTCGGGGAGCCGTGGCAGTTTCAGGCGGTTCCCCGATGGGTCTACCTGCTAGCCGGCGTGGGAGCACTGTTCATTCTGCTGCCCCTTGTGGGCATGGTCGCTCAGGTGGACTGGATTCAGTTCATCCCCCTGATCAGCTCCGAATCTTCCGTGGCTGCGCTTGGTCTGAGCCTGAAAACAGCCACGGCCAGCACCGTACTGTGCATCATTTTTGGCGTCCCGTTGGCGTTGGTTCTGGCCCGGGCGAGCTTTCGCGGCCAAGGTGTTTTGCGTGCGCTGATCCTGCTGCCACTGGTGGTGCCGCCGGTGGTGGGCGGACTGGCCTTGCTCTACACTTTTGGCCGCGTGGGTTTGATTGGCCAGACGTTGAGTACTTTTGGCATCGACATTGCGTTTTCCACAACTGCCGTGGTGATGGCTCAGGCGTTTGTGGCTTTGCCTTTTTTGGTGCTCAGTCTTGAGGGTTCGTTGCGGACCGCCGGGCAAAAGTACGAGGCCGTTGCCGCCACTCTGGGCGCCCGCCCTTCAACTGTGCTGCGCCGCATTACGCTGCCCCTCGTGCTGCCCGGTCTGGTCTCGGGCGCGGTGCTGGCGTTCGCTCGCAGCCTGGGCGAATTTGGTGCCACACTCACCTTCGCCGGGAGCCTTCAAGGCGTCACCCGCACTCTGCCGCTGGAGATTTACCTTCAGCGCGAGACGGACCCCGATGCCGCCGTGGCCCTCTCCTTCCTCCTGATTGCGGTCGCCTTGGTCGTGGTGCTTCTCGCGTACCGAACTCCTCGTTCACCCCTTCGGGCAGTTGTCCGCGGAACCGCTTCTCGACAGGACGTGCTGCCATGA
- a CDS encoding PspA/IM30 family protein yields the protein MAKQSIFGRIAQLAKANINALLDQAEDPQKMLDQMVRDYKANIQEAEGAVAQTIGNLRMLEDDYNEDVKNAQDWGSKALAASRKADEFRGAGNDADAQKFDNLAKVALQRQMSSESEAKSAQPNIAAQNEVVDKLKTGLQQMNGKLTELANKRNELIARSKTAAAQTQVHDALKSIDIMDPTSEVSRFEEKIRREEAKVRGQNELAASSLDAQFNSLEDLGEQTEIEARLAALKAGNSPAPAAIAAPDHIDEADFDKL from the coding sequence ATGGCAAAGCAGTCAATTTTCGGCCGGATCGCACAGTTGGCCAAGGCCAATATCAATGCGCTGTTGGATCAGGCCGAGGACCCGCAGAAGATGCTTGACCAGATGGTGCGCGATTACAAGGCCAACATTCAAGAGGCCGAAGGCGCTGTCGCCCAGACCATCGGTAACCTGCGCATGCTCGAGGACGATTACAACGAGGATGTGAAGAACGCGCAGGATTGGGGTTCCAAGGCCCTCGCCGCGAGCCGCAAGGCAGATGAATTCCGTGGCGCTGGCAACGACGCCGATGCGCAGAAGTTCGACAACCTGGCCAAGGTGGCCCTGCAGCGTCAGATGTCCTCGGAAAGCGAAGCCAAGTCTGCTCAGCCAAACATTGCTGCGCAGAACGAGGTGGTTGACAAGCTCAAGACTGGCCTGCAGCAGATGAATGGCAAGCTCACTGAACTCGCCAACAAGCGCAACGAGCTGATCGCACGCTCCAAGACGGCCGCCGCGCAGACTCAGGTCCACGACGCCCTCAAGAGCATCGACATCATGGATCCGACCAGTGAGGTCAGCCGCTTCGAAGAGAAGATCCGCCGCGAAGAAGCTAAGGTTCGTGGCCAGAATGAGCTAGCCGCCTCCAGCTTGGACGCCCAGTTCAACTCCCTTGAGGACTTAGGCGAGCAGACCGAGATTGAGGCGCGCCTGGCTGCTCTGAAGGCCGGCAACTCCCCCGCTCCGGCCGCCATTGCCGCTCCGGATCACATTGATGAGGCAGATTTCGACAAGCTGTAA